In the genome of Monodelphis domestica isolate mMonDom1 chromosome 2, mMonDom1.pri, whole genome shotgun sequence, one region contains:
- the BEST4 gene encoding bestrophin-4: protein MTVSYTLKVANARFGGFSALLFRWRGSIYKLLYKELLVFLGLYGVLSLTYRKLLSQEQKRIYAQVAQYCNRSADLIPMSFVLGFYVTLVVNRWWAQYTSIPLPDRLMCVVTATVHGDDERGRTLRRTLLRYANLSSVLVLRSVSTRVLRRFPTMDHVVEAGFMSQEEQQKFESLHSDFNKYWVPCVWFTNLAAQARREGRVRDDIALGLLLDELNQYRGKCSLLFHYDWISIPLVYTQVVTIAVYSFFAFCLIGRQFLEGTEAPEPGQETLGDLDLYVPLTTLLQFFFYAGWLKVAEQIINPFGEDDDDFETNQLIDRNLQVSLLSVDNMYGDLPPTGRDRYWSEEAAQPPYTQASAADSLRPSFMGSTFNLLMSEERLQPDPDTEEAGAPSSTPSPAWARTPLLSRFLGASAPSPAISLRVPRTPLLPSRPQAATPVPGRLRLTRLMPAPAARIDEEAPETPSPDLGSLEEEEDKVAPPSAATPSG from the exons ATGACGGTGTCCTACACGCTGAAGGTGGCCAATGCCCGCTTTGGGGGCTTCTCGGCCCTCCTGTTCCGCTGGCGGGGGAGCATTTACAAGTTGCTCTACAAGGAGCTCCTGGTGTTCCTGGGTCTCTACGGCGTGCTCAGCCTCACTTATCG GAAGCTGCTGTCCCAGGAGCAGAAGCGGATCTATGCCCAAGTGGCTCAATACTGCAACCGCTCTGCTGATCTCATCCCCATGTCCTTCGTTCTGG GTTTCTACGTGACCCTGGTGGTGAATCGCTGGTGGGCCCAGTACACGAGCATCCCGCTGCCAGACCGCCTCATGTGCGTGGTCACGGCCACTGTGCACGGGGACGACGAGCGCGGCCGCACGCTGCGCCGGACTCTGCTGCGCTATGCCAACCTGTCCTCCGTGCTGGTGCTGCGCTCGGTCAGCACCCGAGTCCTGCGGCGCTTCCCCACCATGGACCATGTGGTGGAAGCAG GCTTCATGTCCCAAGAGGAGCAGCAGAAATTCGAGAGCCTGCACTCAGACTTCAACAAATACTGGGTTCCTTGTGTCTGGTTCACCAACCTGGCTGCCCAGGCTCGAAGAGAGGGCCGAGTGCGAGATGACATCGCCCTGGGGCTGCTCTTGGAT GAGCTGAACCAATACCGAGGCAAGTGCAGCTTACTCTTTCACTATGACTGGATCAGCATCCCCCTGGTCTACACTCAG GTGGTGACCATTGCTGTCTACTCCTTCTTTGCCTTCTGCCTCATTGGACGTCAGTTCCTGGAGGGTACTGAGGCTCCAGAGCCAGGTCAAGAGACCCTGGGGGATCTGGATCTCTACGTGCCACTTACCACCCTTCTACAATTCTTCTTCTATGCTGGCTGGCTTAAG GtggctgaacaaatcatcaaCCCCTTCGGGGAGGATGATGATGACTTTGAGACCAACCAGCTCATCGATAGAAACCTGCAG GTGTCACTGTTGTCTGTGGACAACATGTATGGAGACCTGCCGCCCACGGGCCGGGACCGCTACTGGAGCGAGGAGGCGGCTCAGCCCCCCTACACCCAGGCCTCAGCGGCCGACAGTCTGAGGCCCTCCTTTATGGGTTCCACCTTCAACCTGCT CATGTCAGAGGAGCGGTTGCAACCTGACCCGGACACGGAGGAGGCCGGAGCGCCCTCGAGTACCCCCAGCCCTGCGTGGGCGCGGACGCCTCTGCTCAGCCGCTTCCTGGGAGCCTCCGCGCCGTCTCCAGCCATCAGCCTGCGGGTCCCGCGGACCCCTCTGCTGCCCTCTCGCCCTCAGGCCGCCACGCCGGTCCCAGGACGGCTGCGTCTGACCCGCCTCATGCCTGCGCCCGCAGCCCGTATAGATGAGGAGGCTCCGGAGACCCCGAGCCCGGACCTGGGCtccctggaggaggaggaggacaaggtCGCTCCTCCGAGTGCGGCCACGCCCTCGGGCTAG
- the RPS8 gene encoding 40S ribosomal protein S8, which translates to MGISRDNWHKRRKTGGKRKPYHKKRKYELGRPPANTKIGPRRIHTVRVRGGNKKYRALRLDVGNFSWGSECCTRKTRIIDVVYNASNNELVRTKTLVKNCIVLVDSTPYRQWYESHYALPLGRKKGAKLTPEEEEILNKKRSKKIQKKYEERKKNAKISPLLEEQFQQGKLLACIASRPGQCGRADGYVLEGKELEFYLRKIKARKGK; encoded by the exons ATGG GGATCTCCCGGGACAACTGGCACAAGCGCCGCAAGACCGGGGGCAAGCGCAAGCCCTACCACAAGAAGCGCAAGTATGAGCTGGGCCGGCCTCCCGCCAATACTAAG ATTGGCCCCAGACGCATCCACACAGTGCGAGTCCGAGGAGGCAACAAGAAGTACCGGGCGCTGAGGCTGGACGTGGGCAACTTCTCCTGGGGCTCCGAGT GCTGTACTCGGAAAACCAGGATTATCGATGTGGTCTACAACGCGTCCAACAACGAGCTCGTCCGGACCAAGACGTTGGTGAAGAACTGCATCGTGCTCGTGGATAGCACGCCATACCGCCAGTGGTATGAGTCCCACTATGCCCTGCCCTTGGGCCGGAAGAAGGGAGCCAAACTG ACTCCTGAGgaggaagaaattttaaataaaaagcgGTCAAAGAAGATCCAGAAGAAATATGAGGAACGAAAGAAGAATGCCAAGATCAGCCCGCTTCTGGAAGAACAGTTCCAGCAGGGCAAGCTCCTGG CCTGCATCGCATCGAGGCCAGGCCAGTGTGGCAGGGCAGACGGCTATGTGCTGGAAGGCAAAGAGCTCGAGTTCTATTTAAGAAAGATCAAGGCCCGGAAGGGCAAATAA